One stretch of Pseudomonas fragi DNA includes these proteins:
- the acs gene encoding acetate--CoA ligase produces the protein MSAASLYPVRPEVAANTLTDEATYKAMYQQSVVNPDGFWREQAKRLDWIKPFTTVKQTSFDDHHVDIKWFADGTLNVSYNCLDRHLAERGDQVAIIWEGDDPSEQRNITYRELHEEVCKLANALRGQDVHRGDVVTIYMPMVPEAVVAMLACTRIGAIHSVVFGGFSPEALAGRIIDCKSKVVITADEGLRGGKRTALKANVDVALTNPDTSSVQKIIVFKRTGGDIAWYKHRDIWYHDLMAVASTHCAPKEMGAEEALFILYTSGSTGKPKGVQHTTGGYLLYAALTHERVFDYRPGEVYWCTADVGWVTGHTYIVYGPLANGATTVLFEGVPNYPDITRVSKIVDKHKVNILYTAPTAIRAMMAEGQAAVKDADGSSLRLLGSVGEPINPEAWNWYYTTVGKERCPIVDTWWQTETGACMMSPLPGAHALKPGSAARPFFGVVPGLVDNLGNLIEGAAEGNLVILDSWPGQARTLYGDHDRFVDTYFKTFRGMYFTGDGARRDEDGYYWITGRVDDVLNVSGHRMGTAEIESAMVAHPKVAEAAVVGVPHDIKGQGIYVYVTLNGGEEPSEELRLELKNWVRKEIGPIASPDVIQWAPGLPKTRSGKIMRRILRKIATGEYDGLGDISTLADPGVVQHLIDTHKGMKVA, from the coding sequence ATGAGTGCCGCTTCCCTGTATCCCGTACGCCCTGAAGTCGCTGCCAATACGCTGACCGACGAGGCGACCTACAAGGCGATGTACCAGCAGTCCGTCGTCAACCCGGATGGCTTCTGGCGCGAACAAGCAAAGCGTCTCGACTGGATCAAGCCTTTCACTACCGTCAAGCAGACGTCTTTCGACGACCATCATGTTGATATCAAGTGGTTCGCGGACGGCACCCTCAACGTTTCCTACAACTGCCTGGACCGCCACCTTGCCGAACGCGGCGATCAGGTAGCGATCATTTGGGAAGGGGATGACCCTTCCGAGCAACGCAACATTACCTACCGTGAACTGCACGAGGAAGTGTGCAAGCTGGCCAACGCCTTGCGCGGTCAGGATGTGCACCGGGGTGACGTGGTCACTATTTATATGCCGATGGTGCCCGAGGCTGTGGTCGCCATGCTGGCATGTACCCGGATCGGTGCCATTCACTCGGTGGTGTTCGGCGGCTTCTCGCCAGAGGCGCTGGCCGGCAGGATCATCGACTGCAAATCCAAGGTGGTGATCACCGCCGATGAAGGCTTGCGCGGCGGCAAGCGTACCGCGCTCAAGGCCAATGTCGATGTGGCCCTGACCAACCCGGATACCTCCAGCGTACAGAAGATCATCGTGTTCAAGCGCACCGGCGGCGACATTGCCTGGTACAAGCACCGTGATATCTGGTACCACGACCTGATGGCCGTGGCCTCGACTCACTGTGCGCCTAAAGAAATGGGCGCTGAAGAAGCCCTGTTCATCCTTTATACCTCCGGTTCTACCGGCAAGCCCAAAGGTGTGCAGCACACCACCGGCGGTTACCTGCTCTATGCCGCGTTGACCCACGAGCGCGTGTTCGACTACCGCCCGGGTGAGGTGTACTGGTGCACGGCGGACGTCGGCTGGGTAACCGGTCACACGTATATCGTCTACGGGCCGTTGGCCAACGGCGCGACCACCGTGCTGTTCGAAGGCGTGCCGAACTACCCGGACATTACCCGGGTGTCGAAAATCGTCGACAAGCACAAGGTCAATATTCTCTACACCGCGCCTACAGCCATTCGCGCCATGATGGCCGAAGGTCAGGCGGCGGTTAAGGATGCCGATGGTTCCAGCTTGCGCCTGCTGGGTTCGGTGGGCGAGCCGATCAACCCCGAGGCCTGGAACTGGTACTACACAACCGTTGGCAAGGAACGCTGCCCGATTGTGGATACCTGGTGGCAGACCGAAACCGGCGCTTGCATGATGAGCCCGCTGCCGGGTGCGCATGCACTCAAGCCTGGCTCTGCGGCGCGTCCGTTCTTTGGTGTGGTACCGGGGCTGGTGGATAACCTGGGCAACCTTATAGAGGGGGCGGCTGAAGGTAACCTGGTGATTCTCGATTCGTGGCCGGGCCAGGCGCGGACCCTGTACGGCGATCATGACCGTTTCGTCGACACCTACTTCAAGACCTTCCGTGGCATGTACTTCACCGGTGACGGCGCGCGCCGTGACGAAGACGGTTACTACTGGATCACCGGCCGCGTGGATGATGTGCTTAACGTGTCCGGTCACCGGATGGGTACCGCGGAAATCGAAAGCGCGATGGTGGCTCACCCCAAAGTCGCTGAGGCTGCAGTGGTGGGCGTGCCTCATGACATCAAGGGGCAGGGCATCTATGTGTACGTCACCCTCAATGGTGGCGAAGAGCCAAGCGAAGAGTTGCGTCTTGAACTGAAAAATTGGGTGCGCAAGGAGATTGGTCCAATCGCCTCGCCGGATGTTATCCAGTGGGCGCCGGGCCTGCCGAAAACCCGTTCGGGCAAGATCATGCGCCGTATCCTGCGCAAGATTGCCACCGGTGAGTACGACGGCCTGGGCGATATCTCAACCCTGGCTGACCCGGGTGTGGTGCAGCACTTGATCGATACCCATAAAGGCATGAAAGTCGCATAA
- a CDS encoding DUF2790 domain-containing protein translates to MKALLVLALSSVCLTAMADEVNTPAAHSQPAVEQYSYSSELDIAKVISMSEIPSVCEVVPAQMVYEDSQGKQHTLEYRVMGNGCSNG, encoded by the coding sequence ATGAAAGCGTTGTTAGTTCTGGCCCTGAGCAGTGTGTGTCTGACCGCCATGGCTGATGAAGTGAACACACCCGCTGCGCACTCGCAACCTGCCGTAGAACAGTATTCCTACTCGTCCGAACTGGATATCGCCAAAGTCATTTCCATGAGCGAAATCCCCAGCGTCTGCGAAGTGGTACCGGCCCAGATGGTCTACGAAGACTCGCAAGGCAAGCAGCACACCCTTGAATACCGCGTGATGGGCAACGGCTGCTCCAACGGCTGA
- a CDS encoding heme utilization protein, with amino-acid sequence MKRSLIVALSFSVLASSAFAADGYDRTHTATFTEDGYNSTRSANFAEDGYDSTRSASFAEDGYNRTNGHRLS; translated from the coding sequence ATGAAACGTTCATTGATTGTGGCTTTGAGTTTTTCCGTCCTGGCCAGTTCGGCCTTTGCCGCCGACGGTTATGACCGCACCCACACCGCCACTTTTACTGAAGATGGCTACAACAGTACCCGCTCGGCCAACTTTGCCGAAGATGGCTACGACAGCACCCGCTCCGCCAGTTTTGCCGAAGACGGTTATAACCGCACCAACGGCCATCGCCTCAGCTAA
- a CDS encoding ribonucleotide-diphosphate reductase subunit beta yields the protein MLSWDEFDKEDEGEVAVKGANAGHATEANMDRLDAAGGVAAQEARAVTATDSAAIIRAKAALDNLDIAEGLAELEGASARVAVDEKMMINCRADLNQLVPFKYDWAWQKYLDGCANHWMPQEVNMTADIALWKNPEGLTDDERRIVMRNLGFFSTADSLVANNLVLAVYRLITNPECRQYILRQAFEEAIHTHAYQYCIESLAMDEGEIFNMYHEIPSVAKKATWGLKYTRSISDPKFETGTVETDKELLRNLIAYYCVLEGIFFYCGFTQILSMGRRNKMTGVAEQFQYILRDESMHLNFGIDVINQIKIENPHLWDAEMKEEASQMILQGTQLEIEYARDTMPRGVLGMNAAMMEDYLKFIANRRLSQIGLKEEYPGTTNPFPWMSEIMDLKKEKNFFETRVIEYQTGGALSWD from the coding sequence ATGCTGAGCTGGGACGAATTCGACAAAGAAGACGAAGGCGAAGTCGCTGTTAAAGGCGCCAACGCAGGCCACGCAACCGAAGCCAACATGGACCGCCTCGACGCAGCTGGCGGCGTAGCTGCCCAGGAAGCCCGTGCAGTCACGGCTACCGACTCGGCTGCGATTATTCGCGCCAAGGCCGCGCTGGACAACCTCGACATCGCTGAAGGTCTGGCCGAACTCGAAGGCGCTTCCGCCCGTGTTGCGGTTGACGAAAAGATGATGATCAACTGCCGCGCCGACCTCAACCAGCTCGTGCCGTTCAAGTACGACTGGGCGTGGCAGAAATACCTGGACGGTTGCGCAAACCACTGGATGCCGCAAGAAGTCAACATGACCGCCGACATCGCCCTCTGGAAAAACCCGGAAGGCCTGACCGACGACGAACGCCGCATCGTGATGCGCAACCTGGGCTTCTTCTCGACTGCCGACTCCCTGGTCGCCAACAACCTGGTACTGGCTGTTTACCGCCTGATCACCAACCCGGAGTGCCGCCAGTACATCCTGCGCCAGGCCTTCGAAGAGGCGATCCACACCCACGCCTACCAGTACTGCATCGAATCGCTGGCCATGGATGAAGGCGAGATCTTCAACATGTACCACGAGATCCCGTCGGTTGCCAAAAAAGCCACCTGGGGCCTGAAATACACCCGTTCGATCTCTGATCCTAAGTTCGAGACCGGTACTGTCGAAACCGACAAGGAACTGCTGCGCAACCTGATCGCCTACTACTGCGTTCTGGAAGGCATCTTCTTCTACTGCGGCTTCACCCAGATCCTGTCGATGGGCCGTCGCAACAAAATGACCGGTGTTGCCGAGCAGTTCCAGTACATCCTGCGCGACGAATCCATGCACCTGAACTTCGGCATCGACGTGATCAACCAGATCAAGATCGAAAACCCGCACTTGTGGGACGCTGAAATGAAGGAAGAAGCTTCGCAGATGATCCTGCAAGGCACCCAGCTGGAAATCGAATACGCGCGTGACACCATGCCACGCGGCGTACTGGGCATGAACGCGGCAATGATGGAGGACTACCTCAAGTTCATCGCCAACCGCCGCCTGTCGCAAATCGGCCTGAAAGAAGAATACCCGGGCACCACCAACCCGTTCCCATGGATGAGCGAAATCATGGACTTGAAGAAAGAGAAAAACTTCTTCGAAACGCGGGTTATTGAATACCAGACCGGCGGCGCGCTGAGCTGGGATTGA